A region from the Lycium barbarum isolate Lr01 chromosome 8, ASM1917538v2, whole genome shotgun sequence genome encodes:
- the LOC132606815 gene encoding laccase-4-like, whose protein sequence is MESWLRIFFLFACLFPGFVECRVRRYNFNVMMKNTTRLCSTKPIATVNGKFPGPTVYAREGDTVLVNVVNHVKYNVSIHWHGVRQLRTGWSDGPAYITQCPIQPGQKYVYNFTITGQRGTLFWHAHILWLRATMHGAIVILPKLGVPYPFPKPDHEAIVVLAEWWKSDTEAVINQAIKAGVAPNVSDAHTINGHPGALSNCPSQGGYKLNVHPGKSYMLRVINAALNEELFFKIAGHKMTVVEVDATYVKPFKTDTIIIAPGQTTNVLVTADQGSGKYMLAASPFMDAPIAVDNATATATLHYSGTLASSVTTLTSTPPKNATPVANNFIDSLRSLNSKKYPANVPKNVDHSLFFTVGLGVNPCPTCKQGNGSRVVASINNVTFTMPTVAILQAHFFGIKGVYTTDFPQKPPIKFNYTGTPPKNLATKSGTKVYRLAYNATVQVVLQDTGIIAPENHPIHLHGFNSFAVGKGLGNFNPKTDPKNFNLVDPVERNTIGVPAGGWVAIRFRADNPGVWFMHCHLEVHTTWGLKMAFLVDNGKGPNESLLPPPKDLPKC, encoded by the exons ATGGAATCTTGGCTTCGTATTTTCTTCTTGTTTGCTTGCCTCTTTCCAGGTTTCGTTGAATGCCGGGTTCGACGTTACAATTTCAAT GTGATGATGAAAAATACGACTCGTCTGTGTTCTACGAAGCCCATTGCCACTGTTAATGGCAAATTCCCAGGACCCACAGTCTATGCTAGGGAAGGTGATACTGTGCTTGTCAATGTTGTTAACCATGTCAAATACAATGTTTCTATCCATTG GCATGGTGTGAGACAACTTAGAACAGGTTGGTCAGATGGACCAGCATATATCACACAATGTCCAATTCAGCCAGGTCAAAAGTATGTGTACAACTTCACCATCACTGGTCAAAGGGGTACACTCTTTTGGCATGCTCATATTCTATGGCTAAGGGCAACTATGCATGGTGCCATTGTCATCTTGCCTAAGCTTGGTGTTCCATATCCATTTCCAAAACCTGACCATGAAGCTATAGTTGTTCTAG CTGAATGGTGGAAATCTGATACTGAAGCTGTGATTAATCAAGCCATTAAGGCAGGTGTTGCCCCTAATGTTTCTGATGCTCACACAATTAATGGTCATCCTGGAGCACTTTCAAATTGTCCATCCCAAG GTGGATACAAGTTGAATGTTCATCCTGGAAAATCCTACATGTTACGAGTCATCAATGCTGCACTCAATGAAGAACTCTTCTTCAAGATTGCTGGTCACAAAATGACCGTAGTTGAAGTAGACGCCACCTACGTAAAACCTTTTAAAACAGACACAATTATAATTGCTCCAGGCCAAACAACAAATGTACTTGTAACAGCTGATCAAGGTTCAGGAAAATACATGTTGGCTGCTTCTCCCTTCATGGATGCACCTATTGCAGTCGATAACGCGACTGCTACAGCCACGTTACATTATTCGGGCACTCTGGCTAGTTCGGTCACTACCCTGACTAGCACCCCGCCTAAAAATGCGACCCCCGTTGCTAACAACTTTATCGACTCTCTTCGAAGTCTCAATTCGAAAAAATACCCTGCTAACGTTCCGAAAAATGTGGATCATTCGTTGTTTTTTACGGTGGGGTTAGGAGTTAACCCTTGTCCTACTTGCAAACAGGGGAATGGAAGCAGAGTTGTTGCTAGTATAAACAATGTGACATTTACCATGCCAACAGTAGCCATTTTACAAGCACATTTCTTTGGCATCAAAGGAGTTTATACGACAGATTTTCCTCAAAAGCCTCCAATTAAATTCAACTATACTGGAACACCACCGAAAAACTTGGCTACGAAGAGTGGGACAAAGGTTTATCGATTGGCTTATAATGCAACAGTTCAAGTAGTTTTGCAGGATACTGGAATTATAGCCCCTGAGAACCATCCTATCCATTTGCATGGGTTCAATTCTTTTGCTGTTGGTAAAGGGCTAGGAAATTTTAATCCGAAAACAGATCCAAAGAATTTTAATCTCGTTGATCCTGTTGAGAGGAATACAATTGGAGTACCTGCAGGAGGATGGGTAGCCATAAGATTCCGCGCTGACAATCCAG GAGTTTGGTTTATGCATTGCCATTTAGAAGTGCATACAACATGGGGATTGAAGATGGCATTCCTTGTAGATAATGGCAAGGGTCCAAATGAGTCACTTTTACCACCTCCAAAAGATCTTCCAAAATGCTAA